A single region of the Populus nigra chromosome 2, ddPopNigr1.1, whole genome shotgun sequence genome encodes:
- the LOC133683177 gene encoding uncharacterized protein LOC133683177 gives MKVSGLWILYLMVGTALMFLNCSSGTTCLAITDMVFTDSRGSMTMATTSRKLKENGYDLKDDVKTSAHNVNLEDYHPIDPVPSSKASIKPGPIEHGTPLNPYIPKPSPPGPGHPKPLG, from the exons ATGAAGGTTTCTGGTCTCTGGATTTTGTACTTGATGGTTGGGACAGCCTTAATGTTCCTTAACTGCTCATCAGGCACGACTTGCTTGGCAATTACTG ATATGGTCTTCACTGACTCTCGTGGTAGCATGACAATGGCAACAACAAGCAGGAAGCTCAAG GAAAATGGCTATGATCTGAAAGATGATGTTAAGACCAGTGCACACAACGTGAACCTGGAAGATTACCACCCTATCGATCCAGTTCCAAGTTCAAAAGCTTCCATAAAACCTGGTCCTATTGAGCATGGCACTCCTCTTAACCCATATATTCCCAAGCCTTCTCCTCCTGGTCCTGGTCATCCAAAACCCTTGGGTTAG